In a single window of the Rhopalosiphum padi isolate XX-2018 chromosome 1, ASM2088224v1, whole genome shotgun sequence genome:
- the LOC132918365 gene encoding uncharacterized protein LOC132918365, whose protein sequence is MVKRISKHHYVATPGSSKHHHRSSETLPYVHRGYSTDGEDSQRTLSEYTIATDRPSSRGHRTPPRSKRSRSLERPSSSSRARSAASHHDSDVYVTSAAYRPPSEMSRGSHYTSRSNRSRGPAPSHYSYRSNGLAPSEVSTVKSKITRKPGVTIETMSAPNPFCPNTKGMCCLMLLLNLGLILVTLGFVIVIQFFEPMFVWVLGIIFLIFGFLTLMGSLIYCVTVCRDAKTPKEVAMQNHYWTHHWQKSFGATPEIHYKTEKYPPQAVHHSDHDEYSDRFSIGKQSDRHMHGHRY, encoded by the exons ATGGTGAAACGTATCAGTAAACATCACTACGTGGCTACACCCGGTAGCAGCAAACACCACCACAGATCATCGGAAACGTTACCGTACGTGCACAGAGGATATTCTACCGATG GCGAAGACAGCCAAAGAACTCTGTCCGAGTACACGATCGCTACGGACAGGCCGTCATCTCGCGGTCACCGGACGCCGCCCAGGTCGAAGCGGTCCAGAAGTCTGGAGAGGCCGTCCAGCAGCTCGCGAGCCAGGTCGGCGGCCAGCCACCATGATTCAGACGTTTACGTGACCAGCGCCGCGTACAGGCCACCGTCAGAAATGAG TCGAGGATCTCATTACACCAGCAGGAGCAACCGGAGCAGAGGGCCGGCTCCTAGCCATTACTCGTACCGGAGCAACGGTCTCGCCCCCTCGGAAGTGTCGACAGTCAAGTCCAAAATCACGCGCAAACCGGGCGTCACCATTGAGACCATGTCGGCGCCAAATCCGTTTTGTCCAAACACCAAGGGTATGTGCTGCCTTATGCTGCTGCTCAACCTGGGACTCATATTGGTCACGTTGGGTTTCGTCATCGTCATACAATTTTTTGAGCCCATGTTCGTGTG GGTATTGGGCATAATATTCCTCATTTTCGGCTTCTTGACGCTCATGGGCAGTCTGATCTACTGCGTGACGGTGTGCAGGGACGCCAAGACGCCCAAGGAGGTGGCCATGCAAAATCACTATTGGACGCATCACTGGCAGAAGAGCTTCGGCGCCACGCCCGAAATACATTACAAGACGGAGAAGTATCCGCCGCAAGCCGTGCACCACTCGGACCACGACGAGTACAGCGATCGATTTTCAATCGGCAAACAATCCGACAGGCACATGCACGGACACAGATACTAA